The region TTTAGTATCACCTTTTCTTAATTTTTGGTCCCCTTCGTTTATCAATTCCGAGGACTCGAGAAAGGCTCTTACTTTTTTCGTTTCGTCGTCTTGCTTCAAAGAATCTAATTCATTCTTCGCAGTTTTGAATCGGTTCTCGGAAGCCAGCAGATACACCAAGTTCAGAACCGGTTCCTTATATGTCGGATCCAGCTCTCTGGCTTTCGTAAAGGATACCATCGCTTTAGCATTCTCGCCTAAAGACTTTTGGTTCAAGCCGATCTGGTTATAGATAGATGCGTTCTTCGGAAAGAATGGGATCGCTTTCTCCAATACGGAAATCGCTTTAGGATTGTTTCCTGATTTGCTATACGCGGCGGCGAGTCCCGAGTAGGCTTCCCAATAATCCGCTTTCAACTTTAAGGATGTTTCGAAGGCTTTCACGGCCCCGTCCGTATCTCCGGAAAGTATCTTAGCATTCCCCAAAAACACGAATGGAGAAGGATTCTTAGGATCCAACTGAGTTGCGGATTGGAAATTCTGTATGGCCTCGCCGTAATTCTTGGCCTTCAAGGCTGTGTTTCCTTTCTCCAGATAAGAAGCGACCCTGGTGGCGGAAGCGGACTGCTTGGCGGATGCAAGTTCCGGATCCGCTTTTCTAGCCTTTTCAAAATAGGATTCCGCAGCCTCGTATGCTTTCAATTGAACTGCGGTGTCTCCCAACTGCATGTAGAGCTGGGCCTTGAATTTGAATTTATCCTCGGGAATGGATTTTAAAGCGGTATAAGCCTCGTCGTATTTTCCTATCGTTTTCAGAAGAACGGCCTTCTTAAACGTATAAGAGGCTCCGTCCACTTTAGGAAGCTTTTCCAATTTGGAATAGATTTCGAGCGCTTCCTTGTTGGCTCCTTGAGCCGTATAAAGAATTCCTAATGTTAAAAGAATCTGTTCGTTTTCAGGATCCAGCTCTGTTCCCTTTTTCAAGGAAGCGAGAGACTCGTCGGATTTTCCGAGACGGTATTCCGAGGATCCGATCAGATAGTATCCTTCTGCAGTAGGATAAACCGCTACCGCATCACGACCTTTTGCCAAAGAAAGATCGAATTTTCCTTTTTGAAAGGCGGAGTTCCCTTCGTTGATCAATCGGGAGACTTGTTTCAGTTTTTGCCTAGCGACCAGATCCGTTTCCATAATCGCGTCCTGCGAATTGGATTTTCGGAAGTCTTTCGAAACGCAGCCAACCGTAACGAAGGCTAGAATAAAGAAAACGTAAGTATTTCGCTGCAATCGGTTCATCACTTATAGCCTTTATACAGAATCTTAAGATCTTTCAGAGGAGTTTTCTCCTTAAATTCTTCTCCTCGAGTCAAAACGGATACGCTCCAAGTGCCCCCGGACGGAAGATTTCCTTCCCAGACCAGATCTCCTCCCAGGTAGAGGAATAGTTTCTTTTCTTTCGGACTGGCCCTAAAGGAGAATGGCCTGCCTATATCCTTATCGATATCTTTGTACTTGTAAGTAGCGATCGTCTTTCCGTCGGAAGGAAATTGGAAAACCGAAACGTTTTCCTTACCAGCCTGCAATCCTAGAGCAAAACCGGGAAAATGAAAAGTAAACGCGACGGCTCCTTCCTTGTGGTCCACGGGAAGTAGGAAGTATCCTTCCAGTTCCAATTCTTCCGGAACAAAAGGCAAAGAATAGGCTCCGTTCCAGCCATTGGAAAGATTCTTCTTCTTAGCGAATTCCAGACCTCTCGGACCGAAAGCGGAGAAGCCGGAATCCCCCGAAGGCTTCCAAAATTCCGGATCGGATAACACCCCTGCTCCCGAATACGGAAGAGCGATTTCGGCGACTTGATCCGGTTTTACATCTAACACGCCTTCGTAATATACTAAGGAATTATTATCCACTCCCTCTTTTACTAATTCGAGTTGGTAAGCGCCCGGAGTTAAGCTACTCCGATAGAAAGGCGTTTCTCCTTGTTTGTATCCGTCGATGGAAACGGAAAGTCCCGCCGGAACGCTGATGATTTTCGCGGATCCCAAGGTTCTATCTTCTTCCCATTCCTGAAAGAGAGAACTTTTTTTACCGGCACGAATCTGTAGAGTCCGTGTTACCGGTTTCTTTCCTTTTAATACGAATTGTATTTCTTGGATTCCCTCCAAGACGGGAACGTTAGTTAAGGGTGTGTTGCCTAAAGACTTACCCTTCCAAAAAACTTCGGTGTCCACGGAAGAGGAGCTGATGTTTAGAGATCCTCTCAGAGATTTATTCACGCTTTCTTTAATGACGGATAAATCCGGTTTTCTTTCCCATACAGGCACGGTAGTTTGGCGGGATTCCAAAGAAATTATACGATCCGAAGATTTCCAAAAGATTGCCTGAGTCCATGTCCCGGATTCCTCAGAGGAAACCGGTTTTTTGAAAGAAGCTTCGAACTCACCGAAAATGGAATCGTCCACCGGATCCTTGAGTTGGAAGCGGAAAGTCCAACCCGTATCGGATTCGGAAACTTTTCCGAATACCAACAGATCCACATCCTTCTTCTTTGCTTCTTCCAGAAGCGTTTCTTTGCCCGACCAAGCTTCCGCCGGAATCTTGACGCCTACGTATTTGATTTCTTTCCAGAGTAAACCGAACTCCTCGCCGAAATACGATGCCAGTTTAGGATCCACGGATTTCGGATAGGAGATCGGAGCGAATGCGATTACCGGAAGTTCATGTCCGCTTTTTCTGACCCGGTAATCCGTATCGGACTCGCGAAAGATAAAGACGTTTGCGGATTCCCCTAATGGCCTAAAATACGGCTCCTGAACGGTAAGTGCAGGTTCGTTCAATCTTTGAACGGAAGAACAAGCGCCGACTATGATTGCTATCAGGGAGAAGAATAGAATATTACGAAATGATTTGTTCTCCATCCCGTAAAAAAATTTCTTCTATCCTGAATTAGCAAACCTTTTCCGATATCCCGGGAATCGGAATATGACAAAGAGATCATTTTTTTGTTTATCCGAAGGGAATTTAAAACAACGGGAGACAAGAAGGGGATAAAATACGACGACCCCGTCGAATAACGGGGTCGATCGACTCGATTCTAAAAGCGGAAAAAGAAGAAAGGTGTTAGAACGTTTCCTTAGCGTTCAGTTTCAATTTTTCCTTTTGGACGTCTTGCTGAACATACTTGGTCTCATTCACCTCTTTAGCCGCTTTAGTCACTTCGTCCGCATTGGATTTACCCAATTCGCGTTTTTGCAACTGAGTGCGGGCTTCTTCCACGGTTGAGGCCGAGCTGAGGATTCTCAACTCTTCGCTGGAAGATTTGAGTTCATCTACAAGATTATTATATTCTAAAACATCGTTCTTTTTGAGGACGATCAGTCCTTTCAATTCCTTCACGGATTCCGGACGCAAAGAAAGAATCAATTTCTCGGTGAGTCTTTGGTTCTTTTTAAGAGTCAGCTCTCTGTTCTTCTCCAGAACGATCTCTTCGGAATCGTCTCCCACTTTGGAAACTGCCACAGAGCCTTCCAATACCGCAAATTTAACATCGCAGTGCTGCTCAGCACAGGTGGTTTTGCCTCCCGAAGGATTTTCCACGGAAGTCAGGAAGGTGGTTCCGCGAACCCCCGCTAAAGCGGTAGGAGTTACTACACGGAAGTTGGAGTTCTTTTGCTCCTTACGAACCAAAGTTACGATCTTTCCGTAATTCAGGTTCACTTTTACGTCGGCACCTTCTTCGCTAACGAGAGCGGCAACGGAAACCTCGCTTTCTTTAGAGATCTTGACCAGACCGCTATTAGCGACCATGATCTCCACGGATCCGTTTTTGCCAGTTAGAATGGTATCTTCCGGATTGATGGATTGTCCAAATTCGGCTTTCTTTTCGCCTTCTGCGGACTGAATCCTAACGTCTCCGTTGATCCATACGATTTTAGCCTTCGCATCTACTGCATCGGCTTTTACTTGGTCTCCACTGGTCTTAGGGCTACAAGCCGCTAAAGCAAAAGCCAGTGAAGTTACAAAAATAAGAATGTTCTTGGGTTGAAACATAGGATTTCCCCGCTTTTAAAGTTTAAGAATGCTCTAAAGATAACAATCCAACAAGGATTTTTTTACCAAATCGTCGGTTTATCCTTTTTTCTCAAGGGATTTGGGGCTTTCTTGGAAAAAAATTTCCAAAAAATGTCTGTTTGGCAGCCGGTCTATTTTTTATAAAAACTAATACTTATTGGTTAGTTTTGAAGAACGGATTCTATTTCTTTTCGACCTTTTTAGGCTCTATGTCCGGGAGCAGATCCAATTCCTCCTCTAATCTGCATTTCGGATAATGATCAGCGTTCAGACTAGATCCTACCCAACCAAACGCGTCCTGGGAGGATATTACGTGTATGTCCCAACCTTGCACAATATTAGGGCAATCCCATACCTTATTCTTACAAAGAACCTGACTTGCTTTAGGTTTCGGGTAAGCCCAGGCGGCCGGAGGATGCAGGCATTGCATTTCCACCTCGGCTAATTTTCTCATTCTCTTCACATTCTCTTCGAACTGTTTGAATAGATTGACTAGGGGATTGGCAAGGACCTCGTTAAAATATCCCCGAGTGGTATTATAGGCCAGGAAGTAGACTAACTCTTCCATTACGTATTCTTTATCATGCGCAAAGGAACTTACGGTATGGATATAGCGAGCGATCTTTAACGAATCGGTAAGTAATTCCCTCAGAACGTCTTCGGATTTATCAGGTAAGCCCGCGTCATCCTCGTCTTCCTGGTTTCCCGCATCGCTTTCTCCATCATCCACCATTAGGTCGGCAAAAAAGGATTCGTCCGGATTTTCCCCCTCTCCTTTTTTTCCTCCTCCGGCGGTAACTTCCGTATTGTCTTGGAGCCCCAAAGGCACATGATTCGAAGCTGCGGAACATACGAATTCGGGAAGATCCAATTTCTGCATGAAATTGGCGCATTGCTTGGCGATTCTAGTTTTTTCCGTATCGTCCGGAAAGGGACGATTCCAATGATCTCCGGTCACTCTTGCGATATCCATAAAAATGCCGCCAAGAAAAGAATAGCGACGAAGCATTTTGTATTTAAGGGCGTCGGGAATCATAACGATTCCGAGAGCGAGTAATCCTAGTTCGCAGATATGCTTGAAAAAGTTCGGGTTGGTTTCGTAGACCTTGAACAAAGATAGAAGATGTTTTCGATTCGAAAGAGAGTTCCGGATAATTCCCTTAAAATTAAAGGTATTTTCCTCATACATATATTTTAAGAATTTCTTATCTGTCTGCTTGAGCTGGTATACGATCTTTTCGGTGAGTTTATCCTGGATCTGACCGGTCAGTTCCTTAGTGAGTTTGATTTTGAACTCGGGCGTATATTGTCCCTTAATTTCCTTAAGCCTAGCCAAGGCGGATTCTTTGACCTGGACCTCCTCCTTAACCAGAATATTGCCGCTATTGTCCTCGATCGGATTCAAAAAGCGCAGCATATTTCCCGCATTATAGTCCCGCACAAACGCGAGTACGTCTTCGATGGAATTGAATTCTATCGACTTAGGGTTTACTTTCATTCTTTAAATGGTCCCTGCGAGTGATTCTAAACGGATTTTCCAAGCTGGCAAGCATAGATTCCAGGCTCTTCTTCCTCTCTAGCGACAAAACGGATTGCCGACTCAAAGCCGATGCCATACTGCAACCGGGGCCGGCATCGCAACAATCGGAAACGTCGCATAACTCTTTAAACTTTCCGAGCTCGGGAAAACTTTCCATTATTTTTCCCCGAGAAAGATGCAATATACCCCATTCCTTAATTCCGGGGGAATCAATTAACACAATATTATGATCCAGCATCAGAAAATTCGAATTGGTAGTGGTATGCTTTCCCTTGCTTGTGGAGAGACTTACCTGGGAGGTCTTCTGCATCTCCTTATCGGATAAGACGTTTACAAGACTAGATTTTCCGACGCCTGAATTTCCTACGAGGTATGTCGTTTTGGAAGAAAACTTCGAAATCAGCTCTTTTAGACCTTGGCCGGTTCGGCAGGAAACCACTAATACGTCGTAGCCTAGATCGGTGTAGGTTTTTGTCCGACTAAGTATCGTTTCTTGGTCCACCAAATCCGACTTCGTAAATACGATCAGAGGAGATACCTCGGCGGTATAGACGGCAGCCAAACAACGATCCAAAAATCCGTCCTTGGTTTCCGGTTCCTTGAGAGAAGCAAGCACGGCTACCTGGTCCACATTAGAGCAGAGAACCTGGGCGTCGCCCTCCTTGCTTTTGCGTAGAATTTCATTCCTACGGGGAAGCCTTTCCTCGATGGCCCATTCTCCTCCCGATTCCATGGCTTGGACCAGATCTCCCACCACAAACGGATGCCGTTCCGATGCGGAGATGGTTCTCAAACGACCCCGTAAGACCGCGCGTACCCTCCCTCTCTCGGGAGAATACAAATCGTAGAAAGCACCGAAGACTCGGGCTATCGTAAAAAACTCCTTTACTGGAATAGATGACATTGACATTCTTAAGCCTAATTTTACGGGCTAGCGATGAAAATCATACGCAAATTCGGACCTATTTTCGGTCTTGTTTTAGCCGCATTTCTCCTGCAATCGGCTTTGATACTCGCATTGGATCTGCGATCGCTAGATCCGGATCGTATCTCGGCCTTATGGATCAGTCTTCCTTTTACTACTCTGGGTGCCATCTTCGTTTGGATCTGGTTTAATAAATTCGGAGAAGAATGGACTCTCTCATCCACTTTATCCAAGTTAACGGTTAAAGACCAGGAGTACGTGAAGTATCTTTCTTCCCTGGATAAATTCAAAAGCGATCTAATCGCGACAAATATTACCGATAGTGTCTGCGAGAAAATCGTAAAATTTCTCCCGAACATCGTGGATCCGGAAAGGGCGAAGATCTATCTTTGGAGAGAGGATCTGGGAAAGTTTTGCCCTTATCCCAACCAGGAAGGAGAGGATCATTTTTATATTTTCGATCCGTTCCTACTCTGGATCACGGAACATGATCGGATCTTTTATTCGGAAGAATTTCTGGAAAATGCGAAGTACCTCCAGATTCGCGAACACGCTCTCACATTCTCCACCAAAACCAAGGCGGAACTACTCGTCCCCTTTATCCTAAACCGAAGCCTTCTTGGCATGCTCGTGCTCGGCCCCAAAAAGGACGGAAAGAAATATACGCACTCCGAGTTGGATAAATTAAACGAGCTCCGATCCGTTTCGGTGATGTCCCTATCCAATTCTATTTTCTACGAAAGACTTATAGAACTCACCGAGACTCTCGAAGAAAAAGTACGACATAGGACGAGAGAATTGGAGAATGCGCAATCCCAATTGATCATGTCCGAAAAAATGGCCTCCCTCGGAACCATGGTGGCGGGTATAGCCCATGAGATCAACACCCCAGCGGGAGTGATCAACGGTTCGGCTCATAATCTGGAATCGAATATGAATTATATCGTTAAGAATGTATTCGAGATCGTTAAGTTCGCCAGAAACAAGAAGTTAAGAAAATCCTTCGAGGTGGCTCTTCTTCATATTCTTAGAGAGAGAAAGAAAAGCCAGGTTATGGAATCCAAAGATAAATTCCGAATCAAAAAGGACCTTCGCGAAGAGATGTTAAGCATGGGCGTGGATCCCGGCTTATCGGGAGAAGTGGCTTCCTTTCTTATCGAAGGGGACATTATGGATGTACGGAAGTACATTTACGAAGTCTTACTTCAAGGAGACAAATCCGGTTACGAGATCCTTAAACACGCATCCAATACTAGTAGAAACATTAAGAATATAAAATATTCGATCACAAATATCGTTCGAATCGTAAAAGCACTCAAATATTACTCCCATCTAGACCAAAGCAAACTATTCACCAGTGCCGACCTGATCGAGGGAATCGAAAATACGTTGGTCATCATGAACAACCAACTGAAATACGGAGTGGAACTTAAGAAGAATTTTTCTCCGATACCGAAGGTAGTATGTAACCCGGACGAGCTGAACCAGGTATGGACCAATCTTATCCAAAATGCGAACCAAGCCATTCGAGGCCAAGGAGTCATCGAACTCTCCGTATTTCCCGCAGGAGATAAAGTGATCATAGAAGTCCAAGACGACGGCCCGGGAATCAATCCCGCGATCAAGGACAGGATCTGGGATCCGTTTTTCACTACCAAAGACCAAGGGGAAGGATCCGGATTGGGCTTGGGTATCGTTAAAGGTATTTTAGAAAAACATAAAGGCAAGATTACCGTAGATTCTGTCCCCGGTAAGACCGTATTCAGAGTGGAAATACCTTTAAGACCTCCAGAGCCGGGATCGGAATCGAATTCCGCGGAGAAGCCGGCTGTATGAAAGGGATTCCTAAGAAAAAAACGAAGCCAGTCGTTCGAGAAAACTTCTATGACTTAGTATTTCGGATCGTCAAAAAAGTACCTAAAGGAAGGGTCACAAGCTACGGAAGGATCGCGGTCCTCGTCGGCAAACCTAGAGCGTCGAGAGCCGTAGGTTACGCGCTGAATTCCCTAAAAAAGGGACAGGAACAGCAAGTCCCCTGGCAGAGAGTCATCAATAGCCAGGGGAAGATTTCCTTCCGAGGGGATACCCGAAGAGCCATTCTTCAGAAAAAACTTCTAGAGTCGGAAGGAGTGAAATTCTCCAAAGAAGAAATAGTGGATTGGAATCTCTTCGGCTGGCCGTAATCTTGTCCGAGAGGTCCTAGTGTCCAAGCCAGTAGTAGTCACTATCGCGGGTTCCGATTCCGGAGGAGGTGCCGGAATCCAAGCGGATTTAAAAACTTTTAACGCTACCGATTCTTTCGGAGCTTCCGTTTTAACTTGTTTGACCGCCCAGAATCCGGACGGGGTAACGGGAATTCTAGAGGTGGACTCCGACTTCTTGGAAAAGCAGATCCACGCCGTGTTCTCCTATTTTCCGATTCGCGCTGTGAAGACCGGAATGCTTTTCTCCGAGAAATTGATTCGGACCATTGCTTCTTTATTAAAAGAATATAAATCCGGATCGGAATTTCATTTGGTTCTGGATCCGGTCATGGTTGCCACAAGCGGGGCAAAGCTGCTGCAGGATGATGCAATCTCTTCCCTTATTTCCGAATTGATTCCGCTTGCAGGCCTTATCACTCCTAATCTGGACGAGGCGGTGATCTTAGGAGCGGAGAAAGTAAACGAACCTGGAAAAATGAAACCTGCGGCGATTTCTCTATCTAAAAAACTGAATGTACCCGTTTTGTTAAAGGGCGGGCATCTCAAAAATGCAAAGGAAGCTTTGGATGTTTTAGCCTTTCCAAACGGTGAAAACAGGGAATATTCCAGGCCTTTTGTGGAAGACTTCAATCCTCACGGAACAGGTTGCACTTACTCTTCCGCGATTGCCTCCTACTGGGCCCAAGGGAATTCTCTCCCGGAAGCGGTGGAGAAAGCGAGGGACTTCCTTCATAGGGCGATTCTTCAATCCTATTCAGCCGGAAAGACCAAGACTCTAAATCACAATCCTCTCTAAATAGAGAATTTATCTATTCAGAGTCTCCTTCGAAGCCGCCTCCAAGATTTCGAGGGGAAGAGACCCTTTTCCCAATACGAATCCGTGGTATTCCTTGATATCGAAGGCATTCCCTTTCGCGGCTTTCCATTCTTCTCTCATCTTTAAGAAGGACATCATTCCGATTTTGTAGGAACAAGCTTGTCCCGGATATACGATGTATCTTTCTATCTCGGAGGCCACTTCTTTTGGCCCCATGCCGGTATTCTCACCCATATATCGTATCGCTTGGTCGCGACTCCATCTCTTATAATGGATACCGGTATCCACGACGAGGCGAACCGCTCTGAATAACTCCGCCTGGAGTCTTCCCAAATCTATATAAGGATCCGAATAATAATCGTAATCTTTGGCTAATCTCTCGGCATACAAGGCCCAACCTTCCGCGAAAGCGGTGAAATGAGTCGTTCTAAGTTTTCTAGGAGCGGAGGTAAGCTCTTGGGACCATGCGATCTGCAAATGGTGACCGGGAATCGATTCATGATATGTTAATGTGTTCATTCCGAATTTCGGAATTTCCTTCAAATCTCGTAAATTTGCGTAGAATACACCGGGGCGCTTTCCGTCCAGACTAGGCTCTTCATAATAGGCTCCTGCCGATCCAGCCTGCTTGAATTCCGGAACCCTTTCCACTTCCACTTTCGCCCTCGGCCATTCCGGAAACAATGGTTTGGATTTTTCGATGGAATCCGTTAAGATTTTCTTATATGCTTGGATTACTTCATCTTTGCTTTCCGGCTTATCCGGAAATTGAAACTCGGGTTTTTTCCGCAGCTCTTGCATTACGTTCGGAATACTCCCCCCTTTGATTCCGACGGACTCGAAAATGGATCTCATTTCGGCTTGGATTCTGGATACTTCGTTCAATCCGATCGTATGAACGTCCTCCGGACTCAAAGAAGTCGTCGTATGATATTTTAGAACATGCGCGTAGAAGCCGTCTCCATCGGGAAGCTTCCATACGCCGGCCTTATCGTTCGTTTGTTTCTTTTGCCTATCTAAGAAGGATTCGAGTTTGGAATATGCCGGGTAAATGGATTCCGAGATGATCTTCTTAGTTTCTTCTAAATAGGTTTTCTTATCCTCCGCGGTTATTTCCTCGGTCTTATCCAGCTTTTTTAGAAAACTTTTATATAAGAGATTTTCTTCCGGATTCTTAACGCGAAAGTTTTGTAATTCCTCTATCACTCTCTTTAGAATGAAATCTGGAGGAACGACTCCTTGCTCTTCTCTGATTTCTAGACCCTTCAGGACCTGATCTATTTTCACGGATATTCCGTTCAGACGAGAAATATACGCATCCGCGTCTTCCTTGTCGGCGACTATATGCAAACTTGCCAGAAAAGAAGGGATATGATTCTGAACTCCGAACAGTTGGTTGACCGGATAATAATGATAGATGTATTTTTCCCCTTCCGCGGCCATAGAGAGATCCCATTCAATCGCTCGATAATAAATCCGATCCTGCTCGTTCAGATTCGAAGGATCATAACTCCTCAACACTTCCAATTGCCGCTTCGCCTTATCCGCCCTTTCCATTTCTTTTTCGGGAGAAGAGTCCGACCATTTGCGATTATGAGAACGAATGCCCCAAGAATCCAAAATCCGCAGCGAAGTAAGGGTTTCCGGATCGTCCAAAACGTTTTCCCAGAATATTTTTTCATAATACAAGCCTAGGGTAAACGGACGGAAATAGATCGTATGCCAGACTATAAAAGCGAATACTAATATAAAGACCGGAAGAGAATAGATTAGGATCCTGATCGCTCTTTTCAACACGGAGAAAACTCCTTAGGAGAATTTAGAAGAGTGGAATAAGTACTTTGGATAAGAATAAAAGAATGAGACTCCAAATCGCCGAAGCCGACGCCGCAAAAGCCAGGGAATTCGCCCAGTCCAATAGAGGAACGCAAACGAATAGAAACATCCCGAGATAGGAATATGCACGATTTTGCACGTATAATGTCTTCTGCCATTCGAAGAAACCTTGTCGGAAGTCCTTTGCCTCTCCCTTCGCCTTATGTAGAAAGATCCATTCCGATATGAAACCGAACACGGCAAACAACAGAAAGAATCCGGAAATAAAAGGAATCCAAGACCATTCCGGAAGAATTTCCGGATAAGCGATTTTCAAAATGGGAAAGGATAAAGAGATTAAAACCGAAAAGGGAAATAGAAATACTCTCCGAAAAATCCGACTCTCGGAGAGATATTGGAAAAAAGGAACCCTACCCGGCATCTGATGCGAACCGCAGAAAAGGCATTTTTCCGAATCCGCCAATATGGAAGAGCCGCAGTTCCTGCAGCGGACCTGCTTCTTTATCTCTTCCATAGTTTCAGACACCGAACTTACCTTAGATCTTTTTGATCAGATTTTCTATCAGGGCCCTCAGGAATTCTTCCTTGGGAGTCCCGCTTTCAATCGGTTTATTATTTATGAATAGACTTGGAGTGCTGTGAATCTGTAGCTTGTCCGCCTCGTCCACTTCATGATTGATCTGATCTTTTACGGCCACCGACGACAAGCAAGAACGGAATTGATTCATGTCCAGCTTGAGATCCTGAGCCTGAGCAAGAACCGTGGAAAGAGTGTGCATGACCTGATTCTCCGTATTCTTGTATAGGGAATCATACATAGCCGGGAATTTTTTCTGCTTATCCGCACAAATTGCGGCGGAGGCGGCCACACAAGAGCTGGCTTCCGGTCTCGGAGAAGAAATAAGACGATTGCAACTACCATCCAAAGGAAAGTTCTTATACACGACTTTTACCACTCCGTCGTAGTCGCGGAGAATTTTTTTCAAAATATGGGAAGTGTGCATACAGTGTCCGCAATTGAAATCCGCGAATTTTACGATTGTAATCGGAGCATTCGGATCTCCTTGGAAAGAGGCCCCCTTAATATCAATCGAAACCGTTGGAGCCGCCTCGTAATCGGAAAGTTGTTTTTGGATGCGAGAGAGTCCGGTATGTTCCCCTTCCACAAGGGAATTCGTAAAGGATCTACCACCTATCAAACCAATCACTAAGGCTCCTAATATTACAATCACGTAATTTAGCGCTTCTTTAGAGATGGAGGGAATCAATTGTGCCGGGGACTTATCCTTAATATCTCGGATCTGGATATAAGTTCCTACAAGTAGCAATACGGTAACCGCCCAAGTGGCAGCACAAAGCCCGCAAACCGCGTCTATATAAAATACCGAAGTCGCAAAAAGCCCGAGATCGATTACGAATCCGACAATAAGCAGATAGAATGCGAGAAGAAGATATTTGACGGATTCCTCTTTTTGAGTTTCGGATCTGACAAAAAGAAAAGCGAGGAGTCCGTAAAAAACGAAACCGAAAAGAGCAATGGGAATATCCCCGAAAAACGGAACATTGCGGATCGCGGATACCGCACTTTCGGAAACCTTATTACAAGAACCTGTTTCGCTCAAGGCATCGCAAAGGGCCTGAGCGACCCCGTCTCCGCCTTGTCCGCCGAAGTATTTTCGGATCAGGAAAAAGGATATGACTGCTCCGATAGCAGCTAGAGCGGATAAAATATAATTAGATGGCAGTTTTTTCATTCGGGACTCCGATTCCAAAATACCTTTATACGGACCAGGAAGGAGTAAGGAAAGAAAAATATAGGAAGATTTAGGAGTCTGAGAGCTTTTAGGAAATCAGTCGGTTCCTAAACTCGTGATCGCTTCCGCCAGATCGATTTTTCCCTCATAGAGTGCCTTTCCCGTAATTACCCCGTAAACCGGAACGGGAGTACCGAGGACGGACAGAGCCATTATATCCTTTAAAGAGGAAATTCCACCGGAAGCGATGACTTGAAAATTATATTTCGTCAATATTTCCTTGTACGCGTTCAAATTCGGCCCGGCAAGAGTTCCATCCTGGGCTATATCTGTAAAAATAATATGCTCTACTCCGGCTTGTTTCATTTTAGCAAGCAAATCCAGGTAATTCACGCCGGAGTCTTCTTCCCAACCGGCTATTTTTACGATTCCATCTCTAGCGTCGACCGCAACGACCACCCGGTCCTTTCCGTATTTTTCCAAGGCGAAATCCAAAAGCTTAGGATCTTTTACGGCGGCAGTTCCCAAAA is a window of Leptospira wolffii serovar Khorat str. Khorat-H2 DNA encoding:
- a CDS encoding LIC10124 family lipoprotein; the protein is MENKSFRNILFFSLIAIIVGACSSVQRLNEPALTVQEPYFRPLGESANVFIFRESDTDYRVRKSGHELPVIAFAPISYPKSVDPKLASYFGEEFGLLWKEIKYVGVKIPAEAWSGKETLLEEAKKKDVDLLVFGKVSESDTGWTFRFQLKDPVDDSIFGEFEASFKKPVSSEESGTWTQAIFWKSSDRIISLESRQTTVPVWERKPDLSVIKESVNKSLRGSLNISSSSVDTEVFWKGKSLGNTPLTNVPVLEGIQEIQFVLKGKKPVTRTLQIRAGKKSSLFQEWEEDRTLGSAKIISVPAGLSVSIDGYKQGETPFYRSSLTPGAYQLELVKEGVDNNSLVYYEGVLDVKPDQVAEIALPYSGAGVLSDPEFWKPSGDSGFSAFGPRGLEFAKKKNLSNGWNGAYSLPFVPEELELEGYFLLPVDHKEGAVAFTFHFPGFALGLQAGKENVSVFQFPSDGKTIATYKYKDIDKDIGRPFSFRASPKEKKLFLYLGGDLVWEGNLPSGGTWSVSVLTRGEEFKEKTPLKDLKILYKGYK
- a CDS encoding FecR domain-containing protein, with translation MFQPKNILIFVTSLAFALAACSPKTSGDQVKADAVDAKAKIVWINGDVRIQSAEGEKKAEFGQSINPEDTILTGKNGSVEIMVANSGLVKISKESEVSVAALVSEEGADVKVNLNYGKIVTLVRKEQKNSNFRVVTPTALAGVRGTTFLTSVENPSGGKTTCAEQHCDVKFAVLEGSVAVSKVGDDSEEIVLEKNRELTLKKNQRLTEKLILSLRPESVKELKGLIVLKKNDVLEYNNLVDELKSSSEELRILSSASTVEEARTQLQKRELGKSNADEVTKAAKEVNETKYVQQDVQKEKLKLNAKETF
- the rsgA gene encoding ribosome small subunit-dependent GTPase A, encoding MSMSSIPVKEFFTIARVFGAFYDLYSPERGRVRAVLRGRLRTISASERHPFVVGDLVQAMESGGEWAIEERLPRRNEILRKSKEGDAQVLCSNVDQVAVLASLKEPETKDGFLDRCLAAVYTAEVSPLIVFTKSDLVDQETILSRTKTYTDLGYDVLVVSCRTGQGLKELISKFSSKTTYLVGNSGVGKSSLVNVLSDKEMQKTSQVSLSTSKGKHTTTNSNFLMLDHNIVLIDSPGIKEWGILHLSRGKIMESFPELGKFKELCDVSDCCDAGPGCSMASALSRQSVLSLERKKSLESMLASLENPFRITRRDHLKNESKP
- a CDS encoding sensor histidine kinase; the encoded protein is MKIIRKFGPIFGLVLAAFLLQSALILALDLRSLDPDRISALWISLPFTTLGAIFVWIWFNKFGEEWTLSSTLSKLTVKDQEYVKYLSSLDKFKSDLIATNITDSVCEKIVKFLPNIVDPERAKIYLWREDLGKFCPYPNQEGEDHFYIFDPFLLWITEHDRIFYSEEFLENAKYLQIREHALTFSTKTKAELLVPFILNRSLLGMLVLGPKKDGKKYTHSELDKLNELRSVSVMSLSNSIFYERLIELTETLEEKVRHRTRELENAQSQLIMSEKMASLGTMVAGIAHEINTPAGVINGSAHNLESNMNYIVKNVFEIVKFARNKKLRKSFEVALLHILRERKKSQVMESKDKFRIKKDLREEMLSMGVDPGLSGEVASFLIEGDIMDVRKYIYEVLLQGDKSGYEILKHASNTSRNIKNIKYSITNIVRIVKALKYYSHLDQSKLFTSADLIEGIENTLVIMNNQLKYGVELKKNFSPIPKVVCNPDELNQVWTNLIQNANQAIRGQGVIELSVFPAGDKVIIEVQDDGPGINPAIKDRIWDPFFTTKDQGEGSGLGLGIVKGILEKHKGKITVDSVPGKTVFRVEIPLRPPEPGSESNSAEKPAV
- a CDS encoding MGMT family protein, with the translated sequence MKGIPKKKTKPVVRENFYDLVFRIVKKVPKGRVTSYGRIAVLVGKPRASRAVGYALNSLKKGQEQQVPWQRVINSQGKISFRGDTRRAILQKKLLESEGVKFSKEEIVDWNLFGWP